One part of the Sorangiineae bacterium MSr11954 genome encodes these proteins:
- a CDS encoding antibiotic biosynthesis monooxygenase: MIVEYIRYTIDAGRATDFLIAYETAAKSLRDSSHCLGYELTRCTEASESFILRIEWDSEEGHLKGFRTSPEFKPFLQAIRPYVQDIAEMRHYELTPIRWTR; encoded by the coding sequence ATGATCGTCGAATACATTCGCTACACCATCGATGCGGGAAGGGCGACCGACTTCCTGATCGCCTACGAAACCGCCGCGAAGAGCCTCCGCGACTCGTCGCACTGCCTCGGCTACGAGCTCACCCGCTGCACCGAGGCCAGCGAGAGCTTCATCCTCCGCATCGAGTGGGACTCGGAGGAGGGGCACCTCAAGGGGTTTCGCACCAGCCCCGAGTTCAAGCCGTTCTTGCAGGCCATTCGGCCTTACGTGCAAGACATCGCGGAGATGCGGCATTACGAGCTGACCCCCATCCGGTGGACGCGCTGA
- a CDS encoding gamma-glutamyltransferase, with product MTNIETWEVRKPPIASKNGIVVTQHHRASQIGAEVLAEGGNAVDAAIAASFAIGVLEPWQSGLGAIGHMVVAFANDTPYSIDFSARTPLQLNPADYPLTGAPGPSIFSWPGVQGDRNMEGPYSFGVPGQVAGTWLAHRKFGRMPWARLVAPAAQCAEEGLVVDWYWTFRIASALRGLARYEHTASVYLPDGLVPSVDWRGGAVRLRPTRLARTLRHIAEAGGDDFYRGDLAAAIAEDARSLGSSLTQADLRRYEPSLRAIDGVRYRDSTIFAASGLTAGPSLVQALGRFAALTGRPGDLRSNAHVFPAIAESLLRTYEERLANVESMSADPAKATCTTQVSVIDREGNAVSLTQTLLQAFGSRVTLPETGILMNNALMWFDPVPGKLNSIGPGRTPLSNVCPVVARTGDGGTIALGASGGRRIFPAVMQLLVFLIDRGMTLDEAVHHPRIDVSGDPWVVADRYLPADALEALGRKYEVRTEQNAVFPNYFACANAVVRDGRSGVNHGAAYVVSPCAGAASG from the coding sequence ATGACGAACATCGAAACGTGGGAGGTGCGCAAGCCGCCCATCGCGTCCAAAAATGGGATCGTCGTCACGCAGCATCATCGCGCATCGCAGATCGGCGCCGAGGTGCTCGCCGAGGGCGGAAATGCGGTGGACGCGGCCATCGCGGCCAGCTTCGCCATCGGCGTGCTCGAGCCGTGGCAGAGCGGTCTCGGCGCCATCGGCCACATGGTGGTGGCCTTCGCGAACGACACTCCGTACTCCATCGACTTCAGCGCGCGGACCCCGCTGCAATTGAACCCCGCCGATTACCCGCTGACGGGCGCGCCCGGGCCGAGCATCTTTTCGTGGCCCGGGGTGCAGGGCGATCGCAACATGGAGGGCCCTTACTCCTTTGGCGTGCCCGGTCAGGTGGCCGGCACATGGCTCGCGCACCGCAAATTCGGGCGAATGCCGTGGGCGCGGTTGGTGGCGCCGGCCGCGCAGTGCGCGGAGGAGGGGCTCGTGGTGGATTGGTATTGGACCTTCCGCATCGCCTCCGCGCTCCGCGGCCTTGCGCGCTACGAGCACACGGCGAGCGTCTACCTCCCCGATGGCCTGGTGCCGAGCGTGGACTGGCGCGGCGGCGCCGTGCGCCTCCGGCCGACGCGCCTCGCGCGGACCTTGCGCCACATCGCCGAAGCAGGCGGCGACGACTTTTATCGCGGCGATCTCGCCGCGGCCATCGCCGAGGACGCGAGATCGCTGGGGTCGAGCTTGACGCAGGCCGATCTGCGGCGCTACGAGCCATCGCTTCGCGCGATCGACGGCGTGCGGTACCGCGACAGCACCATCTTCGCCGCGTCGGGGCTCACGGCCGGGCCGTCTTTGGTGCAGGCCCTGGGCCGATTTGCCGCGCTCACCGGCCGCCCCGGCGATCTCCGATCCAATGCCCACGTGTTTCCCGCCATCGCCGAATCGCTCCTTCGCACGTACGAAGAGCGGCTCGCGAACGTGGAGAGCATGTCGGCCGATCCGGCCAAGGCCACCTGCACGACCCAGGTCAGCGTGATCGACCGCGAGGGCAACGCCGTTTCGCTGACGCAGACCTTGCTCCAGGCCTTTGGCTCGCGGGTCACCTTGCCGGAGACGGGGATCCTGATGAACAACGCGCTCATGTGGTTCGACCCCGTGCCCGGCAAGCTCAACTCGATCGGGCCCGGGCGCACCCCATTGTCGAACGTGTGCCCGGTGGTGGCGCGCACCGGCGATGGCGGCACCATCGCGCTGGGGGCATCGGGCGGGCGCCGCATTTTTCCCGCGGTCATGCAGCTGCTCGTCTTCCTCATCGACCGCGGCATGACCCTGGACGAAGCCGTTCACCATCCACGCATCGACGTGAGCGGCGATCCATGGGTCGTCGCCGACCGGTACCTCCCCGCCGATGCGCTCGAGGCCCTCGGGCGCAAATACGAAGTGCGCACGGAGCAAAACGCGGTCTTTCCGAACTACTTCGCGTGCGCCAACGCCGTCGTGCGCGATGGGCGCTCCGGCGTCAACCACGGCGCGGCCTATGTCGTCTCGCCGTGCGCGGGGGCCGCCTCGGGCTGA
- a CDS encoding LysR substrate-binding domain-containing protein translates to MKEASPPLNLLLDSSPGGAGTAAGVGNLVAFVRTAESGSFARAAVALGRTPSGIAKAVGRLEERLGITLFARTTRALSLTHCGELVLEQAKNVLGALSDAESAITTLRGGLHGRLRVSVPPGLGDAVVLPSLPSFTASYPEINLEMTFDDRPIDVVGGGYDIALRSGPLADSALMTKRIGRSGSLLCAAPSYLTRRGTPQSISDLSKHDCIRHRTSTNGRIEPWGFSAAPSDAAPALLPTTHLFNDLRAVLFAVQAGMGVGLLPQPMVASLVAERRLTVVLEGARADEPKDDIWLVWPPDRRHVPKVRAFADHVTKLFVER, encoded by the coding sequence ATGAAGGAAGCAAGCCCCCCGCTGAACCTTCTCCTCGACTCCTCTCCTGGCGGCGCAGGCACCGCGGCGGGCGTGGGCAACCTGGTGGCGTTCGTGCGCACGGCCGAAAGTGGCAGCTTCGCCCGCGCCGCCGTCGCCCTCGGACGAACTCCATCGGGCATCGCCAAGGCGGTGGGCCGCCTGGAGGAGCGCCTCGGCATCACCCTCTTTGCGCGCACCACGCGCGCATTGAGCCTCACCCACTGCGGCGAGCTGGTGCTAGAGCAAGCGAAAAATGTGCTCGGCGCGCTCTCCGACGCCGAATCCGCCATCACCACCTTGCGGGGCGGACTGCACGGCCGCTTGAGGGTGAGCGTTCCGCCCGGCCTGGGCGACGCCGTCGTGCTCCCGAGCCTCCCTTCCTTCACCGCGTCCTATCCCGAGATCAACTTGGAAATGACCTTCGACGATCGCCCCATCGATGTCGTCGGCGGAGGCTACGACATCGCCCTTCGCAGCGGTCCCCTTGCCGACAGCGCGCTCATGACCAAGCGCATCGGCCGATCCGGCTCGCTCCTCTGCGCCGCGCCGAGCTACCTCACCCGGCGAGGCACCCCCCAGTCGATCTCCGACCTTTCGAAGCACGATTGCATCCGCCACCGCACCTCGACCAACGGGCGCATCGAGCCGTGGGGCTTCTCCGCCGCCCCATCCGACGCGGCGCCGGCGCTCCTTCCGACGACCCACCTCTTCAACGATCTGCGCGCCGTTCTCTTCGCCGTGCAAGCCGGAATGGGCGTGGGCCTCCTTCCGCAGCCCATGGTCGCGTCCCTCGTGGCCGAGCGCCGCTTGACGGTCGTGCTCGAGGGCGCCCGCGCGGACGAGCCCAAAGACGATATCTGGCTGGTCTGGCCGCCCGATCGTCGGCACGTCCCCAAGGTCCGGGCCTTCGCCGATCACGTGACGAAGCTCTTCGTCGAAAGGTGA
- a CDS encoding DJ-1/PfpI family protein, with amino-acid sequence MSVRRTVGFLLLDRAPALNVNGPAEVFSAANHALEDEGGGYDLVFLSDTGGLVRTTSGIAIATQALATFDPAQLDTLIVVGGAEAEAFVRDLALIAWIKRASKTARRTCSVCKGAFLLAAAGLLDGRRAVTHWCEVAVLQGMYPDVHVELDPIYLQDGRIWTSAGMTAGIDLALALVEDDYGRRTSLRIAKDLVVFLRRPGGQAQFSSALAAQTRLVAGSEDAKLGELPAWIADNLHADLSVEVLAKAVGMTPRTFARNFARWHGGTPAKLVEDLRVEAACRHLENGDRAIKRIADLCGFGDEERMRRAFLRRLGVPPAIYRERFGRAEMRE; translated from the coding sequence ATGAGTGTTCGCCGTACCGTTGGTTTTCTCCTCTTGGATCGGGCGCCGGCGTTGAATGTCAACGGGCCAGCGGAGGTGTTCAGCGCGGCCAACCACGCGCTCGAAGACGAAGGAGGCGGCTACGATCTGGTCTTCCTGTCCGACACGGGCGGCCTGGTCCGGACGACCTCGGGCATCGCCATCGCGACCCAAGCTCTCGCGACCTTCGATCCCGCGCAGCTGGACACGCTGATCGTGGTGGGCGGCGCGGAGGCCGAGGCCTTCGTGCGCGACCTCGCGCTCATCGCGTGGATCAAGCGTGCATCCAAGACCGCGCGGCGTACGTGCAGTGTCTGCAAAGGCGCCTTCTTGCTGGCCGCCGCCGGATTGCTCGACGGGCGCCGCGCCGTGACCCATTGGTGCGAGGTGGCGGTGCTCCAGGGCATGTACCCGGACGTGCACGTCGAGCTCGATCCCATTTACCTCCAGGACGGTCGAATCTGGACCTCCGCGGGCATGACCGCGGGGATCGATCTGGCGTTGGCCCTGGTCGAAGACGACTACGGCCGCCGGACCAGCCTTCGGATCGCCAAAGATCTGGTGGTGTTTCTGAGGCGGCCGGGCGGCCAGGCGCAATTCAGCAGCGCGCTCGCCGCCCAGACGCGTTTGGTCGCCGGCTCCGAGGACGCGAAGCTCGGCGAGCTCCCCGCGTGGATCGCGGACAACCTGCACGCCGATCTCAGCGTGGAGGTCCTGGCGAAGGCCGTCGGCATGACCCCTCGCACCTTCGCCCGCAATTTTGCGCGATGGCACGGGGGCACGCCGGCCAAGCTGGTCGAAGATCTTCGGGTCGAGGCCGCGTGCCGGCACCTGGAGAACGGCGATCGCGCGATCAAACGCATCGCCGATCTCTGTGGTTTCGGCGACGAAGAGCGCATGCGAAGGGCCTTTTTACGCCGTTTGGGCGTTCCGCCGGCCATCTATCGGGAACGATTCGGCCGCGCGGAGATGCGTGAATAG
- a CDS encoding GNAT family N-acetyltransferase, which produces MPIREFVEADWEQVWPIVRDVVRAEDTFVYDPNMTAAQAHGVWIEAPPGITVVADDGGRILGTAKIGPNRPGPGAHVSTASFMVAADARGRGVGEALCRFALDWARTHGYTGMQFNAVVATNHAAIALYQRLGFAIVGTVPGAFAHKTLGRVGLHIMYCAFSQPEAAPAHGETT; this is translated from the coding sequence ATGCCGATCCGAGAGTTCGTCGAGGCCGACTGGGAGCAGGTATGGCCCATCGTGCGCGACGTCGTGCGAGCCGAGGACACCTTCGTCTACGACCCGAACATGACCGCCGCGCAAGCGCACGGCGTGTGGATCGAGGCGCCGCCGGGGATCACGGTGGTCGCCGACGATGGCGGGCGCATCCTCGGCACCGCCAAAATCGGCCCGAACCGTCCGGGGCCCGGCGCGCACGTGTCGACGGCGAGCTTCATGGTCGCCGCCGATGCGCGCGGGCGCGGTGTGGGCGAAGCCTTGTGCCGGTTCGCGCTCGATTGGGCGCGGACGCACGGGTACACCGGTATGCAATTCAACGCCGTGGTGGCGACGAACCATGCGGCCATCGCGCTCTACCAGCGACTTGGCTTCGCCATCGTCGGAACGGTCCCCGGCGCCTTTGCCCACAAGACCTTGGGGCGGGTGGGGCTCCACATCATGTATTGCGCGTTCTCTCAGCCCGAGGCGGCCCCCGCGCACGGCGAGACGACATAG